In Aptenodytes patagonicus chromosome 6, bAptPat1.pri.cur, whole genome shotgun sequence, one genomic interval encodes:
- the CDCA7 gene encoding cell division cycle-associated protein 7: MGPPRPQVSAAGGGGLPAGLAARLRIAAAGGGGLPAGLAARLRIAAAGGGGAAALATAPSRGPAGSRGRGKPDCGEAGGVGQGESLGWGSPGTPEGATWGQPRHADRQPRSSCPAAVLGRPGLRARRCPRPPGWDRGPGFRAALSGGQAAVAGGSRPGDSLPVPPPSASRLAAAPAAATSGGARAAVGRWRAAGCCGGEVPHGRGEAAPLCGRRAHGLGGAGRRGSLWGAVAGGPAVCVGGRHHLSGSGRRSKLPAPLAGVRGRAGGRARGGKEYMRADGGPGSPAGPGWTVLAGPVLEARRYSPACRGGVSPAGRSRRGCSGRRNFTAFRNTKLIPMETSSSSDDSCDSFGSDNFANTKCKFRSDIREELAKIFHEASDDESFCGFSENEIQDALKLESDSEENDTSAESEVAQRRQKCPIPLKVAMKFPPRRSERRKGEMEHLPEKLMPAPDSDSDSEEKGAMFLEKRALNIKENKAMLAKLMAELQNVSGIFGGTKSLPTVSHGPKRLPRRSLPRSALRRNPDRSSRPHTRSRSLIEGPPTPLPEEEDDDRYILVRRRKMSDEYLEHEARTPRRGHRGAMAFPHIVRPVEEITVEELNNICGSARDKVYNRAMGSTCHQCRQKTTDTKTNCRNPDCVGVRGQFCGPCLRNRYGEDVRTALLDPTWRCPPCRGICNCSFCRQRDGRCATGVLVYLAKYHGYDNVHAYLKSLKQELGMED; this comes from the exons ATGGGTCCGCCGCGCCCGCAGGTGAgcgctgctggcggcggggggctgcccgcCGGCCTCGCGGCACGGCTGCGGATcgctgctgctggcggcggggggctgcccgcCGGCCTCGCGGCACGGCTGCGGATcgctgctgctggcggcgggggggctGCGGCGCTTGCGACTGCGCCTTCCCGGGGCCCTGCGGGGTCTCGCGGCCGGGGCAAGCCGGATTGCGGGGAGGCTGGTGGGGTCGGGCAGGGCGAGTCTTTGGGCTGGGGCTCGCCGGGCACTCCGGAGGGAGCGACGTGGGGGCAGCCCCGCCACGCGGACCGGCAGCCGCGGTCTTCCTGCCCCGCCGCGGTGCTAGGGCGTCCGGGGCTTCGCGCACGCCGGTGCCCTCGCCCGCCTGGCTGGGATAGGGGGCCCGGCTTCAGAGCCGCGCTCAGCGGTGGGCAGGCGGCTGTGGCGGGGGGCAGCCGGCCCGGCGACAGCCTCCCAGTGCCCCCGCCTTCTGCCTCCCGCCTCgcagctgccccggccgccgCTACGAGTGGGGGCGCGAGGGCGGCCGTTGGGCGGTGGCGCGCGGCGGGCTGCTGCGGGGGAGAGGTACCTCACGGCAGGGGGGAGGCGGCCCCGCTGTGCGGGCGTAGAGCCCACGGTCTCGGGGGAGCGGGGCGGAGGGGGTCGCTGTGGGGCGCGGTGGCCGGCGGCCCCGCCGTGTGTGTAGGGGGGCGGCACCATCTTAGCGGGAGCGGGAGGCGGAGCAAGCTGCCCGCGCCCCTGGCCGGCgtgcggggccgtgccggtggCCGTGCCCGAGGGGGGAAGGAGTATATGCGTGCCGATGGCGGTCCCGGGTCCCCAGCGGGTCCCGGCTGGACAGTGCTGGCCGGCCCCGTGCTGGAGGCCCGCCGGTACAGCCCGGCTTGCCGCGGCGGGGTTTCTCCGGCTGGGCGCTCC CGCCGAGGTTGTTCAGGAAGGAGAAACTTCACAGCATTCCGAAATACGAAACTGATTCCCATGGAAACATCCTCATCCTCCGATGACAGTTGTGACAGTTTTGGTTCTGATAATTTTGCAAACACA AAATGCAAGTTTAGGTCAGATATTAGAGAAGAACTGGCAAAAATCTTTCATGAAGCCTCTGATGATGAATCCTTCTGTGGcttttcagaaaatgagattCAAGATGCATTG AAATTGGAATCGGATTCAGAGGAGAATGATACAAGTGCTGAAAGTGAGGTAGCTCAGAGAAGGCAAAAATGCCCTATTCCTCTAAAAGTAGCCATGAAGTTTCCACCTCGAAGatcagagaggaggaagggtgaGATGGAACATCTTCCTGAAAAGCTGATGCCTGCTCCAGATTCAGACTCTGACTCTGAAGAAAAGGGTGCcatgtttttagaaaaaagagctttgaacataaaggaaaacaaagcaatg CTTGCAAAACTAATGGCTGAGTTGCAAAATGTTTCTGGTATCTTTGGTGGGACAAAGTCATTACCAACTGTCAGTCAT GGACCAAAGCGACTTCCAAGACGTTCATTGCCCAGAAGTGCTTTGAGGAGGAACCCAGACCGAAGTTCTCGGCCTCACACAAGATCCAGGTCCCTGATTGAAGGTCCTCCTACTCCTTTAccagaagaggaagatgatgaccGGTACATCttagtgagaagaagaaagatgtCTGATGAATACCTGGAG CATGAAGCCCGAACTCCCAGGAGGGGTCACCGTGGTGCCATGGCTTTTCCACACATTGTGCGCCCAGTTGAGGAGATAACAGTGGAAGAGCTGAATAATATTTGTGGATCTGCAAGAGATAAAGTATATAACAGGGCCATG GGATCCACCTGTCATCAGTGTCGCCAGAAAACCACAGACACCAAGACAAATTGTCGTAACCCTGATTGCGTAGGAGTACGGGGCCAATTCTGTGGGCCATGCCTCCGCAATAGGTATGGGGAAGATGTCAGAACGGCATTGCTGGATCCG ACCTGGAGGTGCCCACCGTGTCGTGGAATCTGCAACTGTAGCTTCTGCAGACAGCGAGATGGCCGATGTGCTACAGGTGTCCTGGTCTATCTGGCCAAGTACCATGGCTATGACAATGTCCATGCCTACTTGAAAAG TCTGAAACAAGAACTTGGAATGGAAGACTGA